Below is a genomic region from Balaenoptera acutorostrata chromosome 9, mBalAcu1.1, whole genome shotgun sequence.
GGGGCAGCTCCCGCCCGGACGAGGAGGTGCTCCTTCTATCTGGCCTGCCCCGGGGCAGCCCTCTTTTCCTCAATCGTGCAAAAGTTCTGTATGGGCGAGCAGAGCCCCTGAAGGCGGATGGGGCAGAGCAAAGGTGGGGCCcggcaggcagggccaggctggcCGCCATGAGGCCTGTGACCTGCAGCTGCTTGTGACCATCGCTGCCGCTTCTCAGGGCCACGGACTCCCCTCTGTGAGCTCAGAGGGGCGACACTCACTCAGTAGAGGATGGAGACAGGGGAGACTCCCCCTAccttccacccccccaccccccacccccccgcccctcgcctccctcctcccaccaggTAGTGAACCAGGTGCTGCACCGGATCAGCAGCGGCCCCTTTGGAGGCAAGGAGGGCTTCATCTACCTGACTCTGCCGTCCCTGCCACTAGGGGGAGTCGGTGAGCCCTGCCCTCCTTCACCCTCCAGCCCCAACTCCCAGGGAAGCTCGGGTTGGCACCCCAGACCCAGGAAGGCCCAGTTTTGCCTTCCCTCACTGTTGATCCAGGCCCCAGGCCTctcaaggcctcagtttccttatctgcaaaatggctCTTAGAATGGCCTGGCTTTCCCTGAGCTCCCTGCTGGGCGGTGGGCTGCTGCTGAGCGGGCCCTCACTTCCGTGCCCATGCAGACAACAGCGGAGTGGGCAGCTACCATGGCAAGTTCTCCTTCGACACCTTCTCCCACCACCGTGCCTGCCTGCTCTCCCCCTCGGGCCTGGAGGAGCTCAAGGACATCCACTACCCGCCCTTTTCTGCCTGCAAAGAGAAGTTGCTCAGCTGGGCCTTGGGCAACCAGCGCTGCATCCTTCTGGGAGCACCCTATCCATCTCCAGTGCCCCATCCCCACGACTCCCCTGCCCTGCTGCTGCCCAGGCACTCAGTGGCCCCCCAAAGGCAGGTGTCCTGTCCAGGAACACAAAGATCCTGTTCCTGGGGCTTTGTCTGAACAGACCCCTGGCTGGGCAGGACCTCTGGGACACTGGTCCAGCCCCTTTCAGGGCCAAAGTCCCCTCTGCAGCCTCCTGACAGATTTGTTGACCCTCTGCTTGAACATATCTGATGACAGAGAACTCACCCCCAAGGTTGGGCATCTCTGGTGGTTAGAGAAGACTCCCTCACGTCAGATCTATAAATAAGCTCCCAAAATACAGAGTGATTTCTAACAGCTCCAGTCACATCTGGTCTGGGGAGCTGGGTTTGTCTGACCTGAAGTGATCAGATCTTGAACTCAGATCTGGCCAGTCGGTGGTGTCGGCCTGAAGTGTGTTATTTACAAGGACTCACTCTGATGGTGTGTGTGGAATCTATAGGAAGGAGTGCAAtggttgattagtgatgtctgctaCGGGCACAGGAGAGGGTTGTGCACATGCTGGCCACATCCATCATTACTGCTCTAATCTCCCAGAAGGAGGTCAGGGGGGGCAGAATCTAAATCTGGTCTCTTCATCTGACACATGGGAAAACAGATTTAGAGCCAGGATAGGGCTGAACTGAGTTCATACGGTAAAGCAGGGCAGAGCTGAGTGACAGTGGGATTTATGGTCTCGTGGCCCTCATCTGGCTCACACAGAACCCTACCCATCCCTGCAGTAGCTCCGTCACCTAGAAAGCTCGGGTTTGCGTCAGTCCATGGCCATATTGTTACTGAGTGCCTTTGGTAATGtcccttaacttttctgagccttatCTTGTAGAACAGGGTTCCCACCTACCTCTTACAGTTGGTGTGAGTATTAAATGGGATCATATGTGTCTGGGGCCCAGGGGCCCCCACCCCGGACATAGTAGAGTCCAGACTCTGATGTACGTTAAGCCAGCATTGGGCAGAGGCCGTGGCTGCAGAGGTGCCCCTGGCCACACACCTCCCAGTGCTTCCCAGGGCTCTGTCACAGTCACAGGTTCTGTGACAGCAGCCTCTGCTTGTCCAGCAATCATGGCATGCTGCTGTCCCAAGGCTTGGGGGTGGTCCCAGGCTCCCTTAGGGCTCAGAGGTCAGCTTCAGCCATAGATGCTGGTTCCACTCGGGGAACAGGCCACAGTCCAGAGTGGGtcattaagaaaaacaacaatatGGGGTgagtcctcctcccacccccaccccaggacacTAGGCCAGCAAGAAGGAGTGAGCAGGGTGGTCCTGGGGGGCATAAAGGAGCACCTGATATGAGGGCGCTGTGAAAAGCTGACAGGAGGGGGTGAGCAGAGGCCAAAGGGGGACTCAGAGCCTGGTCAGGATGGTAGAGGGTCAGGCAGGGGCTCCAAAGCCACTGGACAGGgctttccctggcagtccagtggttaagactccgtgcttccactgcaaggggcgtgggtttgatccctggttggggaactaagattccgcatgtcacggcgtggccaaaaacaacaacagcagcaacaaaaaaaaaacaaagccccTGGACAGTGGCCCTTGGGTGTGGCTCCCAGGTCACGTGGCTCTCCTGAGCCAAGACTTACAATTTTGTGGGATGGTTCAGGTTCtgacccctctctgggcctcagtttcctcaactgcagTGAAGAAGTTGGACCTTTGGATACTCACGATGCCTCTGCCCTCCATCAGGCCAGGGTCTGCCGTGCATGTGTCCGTTCTCCAGGCTTGCACCTGCCCCTTTGCTCCCTCACTCCTCACAGCTGCCCAGACCCGGGAGGAAGCctcattcccatttcacaggcaggagccaaggcccagagagggcactgactccccaggtcacacagcttgtcagGGAGGGGTGTCAGAGCCagtgggggctgggggccccctCTACTTCCTGGGGCTCAGAGGTGTGACTCAGCAGGCccacctccagactgttctcactgctgtggcttgcACACACGTTGGTACACGCAACACAGATGTGAATACACAGATTCTCAGACACACAGACACCAGTGTACACACGCACGAGCTTGCACACTTAGTTGGGATTGGGGGCTGCTGTTCCTGGGAGCTCTTGCCCCGGCTCCCAGATGCCCTTCCATTCTATAAACACTTtctgagggtgtggagaaaaggggagccTCCTATACTTTTTGTGGGAATATAAatcagtgcagccactatggagaacagtatggagattacttaaagaaactaaaaatagagttaccatatgatgtagcaatcccactcctgggcatatatctggagaaaactttaattcaaacaaatatatgcaccccaatgttcgtagtggtattatttacaatagtcaagacacggaagcaacctaaatgtcccatgacagatgaatggataaggaatgtacaatgtacaatggaatattactcagccataaaaagaatgaaataatgccatttgcagcaacatggatggacctagagattatcacacgaagtgaagtaagtcagagaaagacaaatattatatgatatcactgatacgtggaatctaaaaattagtacaaatgaacttacttacaaaacagaagcagattcacagacatagaaaacaaatttatgggacttccctagtggtccagtggttaagactctgtgctcccaacgcagagggcccaggtttgatccctggttgggaaactaaatCCTgcatgtatgccgcaactaagagttctcatgccgcaactgagacccggcacagcctaaataaataaataaatttaaaacaaaaactaaaaaaacacacaactttATGGTCACCaaagaggaagtgggggagggataaattaggagtatgggattaacatatacatactaccatatataaaataaaaaacaaggtcctattgtatagcacagggaactatattgaatatcttgtaataacctataatgaagaattaatttaaaaaattaaaagaatttaaaaaagaatatatatctatataacacaatattgtaaatcaactatacttcaatttaaaaaataaataaattaaaaaaaaaaatatatatatatataccttctaAGATGGGGACGCTGGACCCCAGTGAGGGGAAGTGAAACTTTCCAGGACCCCCTAAGGCTGTCCTCCCCAGAGCTGGGGGCCCACCACCTCCTGGCAGGAAGCATTCTGGTCTCCAGCAACCCCCCAAATAGCCAGGGCTGCTGCTCAGGCCCTTCCTTCCCAAGAGGCCCAGCATTGAGAGAATCAGCAGAACCCCGGCAGCCTGGGCGGGCCTCTCAAAGACTGCGGCTTCTGCCTTAGAAAGCGGGGCCTCGAGGCCCCCACCCTGAGCAAAGCGGGGAGCAGGGACCTGGAGGGAGGCAGACACCCCACTGACTCGCTCCACCACCACTGGCTAGGGGGTCGGCCGAGTCGCTCAACCTCCCAGAGCCCAGGTCCAGCCCCACGAACAGAGCGAATTACAGCTGCCTTCCGTTTGCGGCCGCCAGGGCCATCGCCCATGAAGATTCAGtgaccccacccccccagcttCGCTACTGAGGTACCAGCAGGCCTGACAGGTCCCACAGCTCCACCTATGGGGGTGAGCAGGAGAGCAGGAGAGTGCGGGGTGAGCCCAGCCCTTGCGTGTGATCCGAGCAGCTGCAAAGAGGGCTGGCCTGGAGGGAGCCCCAGCTGCTGGGCCTGGTTCTGGAGCAGGGCTGACACCTCCTGGGAGGACTCAGCCTGGTCGTGAAGAAGGCCTGGGACCAGACGCCTGGGGGAGGCCCAGCTTCAGGGCCCCagtgctggcacacagtaggcactggTGACCTGACGGTCACTGCCCAGCAGTGCCTCTCTCCTCAGGGACCACTGGACCGCCCTCGGCTCCTGGGGAAAGGACAGGACTTGGGGCCACGTGCAGGGGACTTTTAGTCTTCATCCTTCCCCCCTTGTCCCTTGAGAGCAGCAAGAGGAGAGTGGGCTCAGATtggaccccccccacccccaggttccAATTCCATTTCTGCCTCTAGTGCCCTGGGTACCCTTGGGCatcctgtctgagcctcagtttccacatctataaaatggatctGAGGGTCATTTCCAAAACAAAGCAAGTTGAATCATTTGAGTCATACCTGTCCCTGAAAACgatcaaaaacaatgaaatattttgaaattgtttAAAGCATCAAAGAGCTGTAAAGCTGGGACCCCACAGCTCATAGCCCTTTAGGGTAAAGGGTGACCCAGGAGTGACCCTAGCCCTCTGAGGGCTGCAGGGACAGAAGCATGTTGCTGAAGGGATAGAGGGAGGGGGATATTCCTCATCTGGGTGGCCACCAAGGTACCGCCTCAACAGGCAACTTGTAGTGGCCTGGTCTGGTGGTGGCCCATGGCTCAGCCAGTGGTGGATTCCAGGCCTGCCTTCCCTTGGCTGGACACCTGGGCAATGAACGGCCTGCACTTGGCAGCCCTCCAGGGCTCTCTCTGGGGGAGTAGTCTTCATCCCAGGCTTTAAAGAGTCCTTGCAAGCAATTTCCCAAAGCCTTGTGCAGCTCCCCAGCGGGAGCCCCAGCTGGCCCCAGGAGGCGGGGATGTTGAGATTCCCAGAGGAGGGACCGAGGGCAAGGGCAGGGGCCTGGCCGCAGGACCTGGACTCAATGGACCATGGCAGCAGCAAGCAACAGTGTGAGGTAGAGGCAGGCAGGGAGACCCCAGCACTACTGACCTCTGGGTGGACCTCAGCCCATCACCCACTCCTGCCCCCTGCTCTCCACCAACTCAGCACAGACACTTCCTGCCCAGGGATCTCCTGGCCCGTAAATACCCATCGTTCCAGGAGGTGCACACCCCAGCCCAGGTGGCCCAGGAAGCTGAGACCTGCATTGACAGGTAACCACCCCTTCCCTAAGGCCCCTGCACCAGCTCAGAGgagcatgggggaggggcaggaaggagcaGGAGTCGCCTGGAACCCGACACTCCACAGCCAGCTCCTGTGACACGTCCCCTTCCCGTGCTGTGcccggtttccccatctgtaaaatgggagcacaGCCCTCTTGCTATAGGGAGTGTGCCTTGGTGAATCCATCTTCCCAAGTCTGGGCCCCTTTTCTCAACTTGGGAGAAAGAAACTCCTTCTCTCCAAAGGGAGCAGAGAAATGATCTCCtcagaggaaggcaggggagggCAACACTTACCCTCAAGGGAAGGGTGCCAACGGAGGGACTGCAGGCACCAGGAGGGACCAACCTGGGCCACTGGAGGTGCAGGTGGGACACCGCTGAGCTAACATCCAGCCACGGCTTTGGACAAGCAACTGCCCCGCCTGGCTTGGGCTCCTCAGGCCTCAGGGAGCTCACCACCAGCCCAGCTCTAAGCACTGGGGGTTGTGCTGGTGCCAGGGTTGCCTAAGCAGGTCCACCCACCAGGTGCGCCACCCCACACGGCGATGCGCTGGCTGCTGGTGCCCTGAGAGGCCCTGCACCACGTGGCAGTGACCAGGGCCACTCACGGCAATGAGACAGCTAGCGCCTACCTGGCCCGGCACTGGTTGCAGGTCCCAGGGGAGGTGCAGAGACTCAGCTTCTCCACTGTGCCTGTGCTGCTGGCCAGCCCGGTGGCCTCAGCCGCCTGCTGCCGCTACGCGGGCCATGACCTCAGTCATGCCTTCACCGGGTCCTTCCTCAGGTGAGCCTCCTGCCCCGCTGCTGTAGGGCCCCCACCTGCTAAGCTGGTCCAGTCCCTCCACCCGGCAGGAGGCACCCTTCTGCCTGTGATGCCCATTCCTCCCTTTTCAGTTTAGAGAAATTCAGAttgatgtcacctcctccaggaagcccttccTGATCCCAGGCTGAGACGGGGCCTCTTCTGGGTTCCCCAGACCCCGGGCTTGCCTCAGATCAGCCCACCACAGGCTGCGTTTACGCAACCGCTGTTGATACCTTCCTTCAGTGGGTACTGGCCGAGCCCCATCTCTGAGCCCCATCTCAGGCCAGCTCTGCTGAGAGAATGGGGAATAGGACTGAGGCGCTGTCCTCAGCTTACTAAGGACAGAGaaaggacagagacagagaaaggactcAGCGACCACAAACCAGGAGGCTAAATGCAGGTGTGGGGGCTACACGAAGCATCTAACTTGGTCAagggcagtcagggaaggcttccggAAGGAGGCGGGATCTCAGCCAAGCCCCAAAGGGTGAGTATAAGTTAACCaggtggagaggagagaaggagttCCAGGGAAGGGCCCAGCAGGTACGAAGCCTGAAGGCGAGACCAGCACAGTGCTTGGAGGTGTGGCCGCCGTGAGCTGAtgaggcaggtgggcagggccaggacgAGGGTTTGGGGCCGTGTGAGGGGGCAGGCATCCACATGAACCCTTGAGCTGCTCTGTCCCTCCTGCAGGGTCTCAGGGGCTTCACTCCTGTCGGCACAAGGCTGCCCTCCCCCGCACCACTCACACACTCTGACCCTCTGATCACTGACTGAGACTGTCAGGGGCTGACACTACATTTTCGCCCCTCAAATGCCAGGGCCAACCCAGATGACCCACACGAGGTGTCAAGAGCCAGATATCTGAACCACCTGCTGGGGCCCAAGGCCTCGGGCCGGCCTTCTACTTATCCCAGACCTTCACAACACCATGGCCTCACCTGGAAGGCACCTACAACGTTTATGCCATGTACCTGTGCCACCACCTACAGGTGGCCCTAGCCTCCCAGAGTACacagcaggggagggagagaaggggacagAGGCCCTGACCGGCCACCTCTTCTGGGCTTCAGCCCCCAGGGCCTGCGGTGCTCCGGACCCTGTggtccctctctcccctccccacaggagGGCACAGGGAGGCGAGTGCTCCCTCCAGGCTCTCCCCCCTCACCCTACTCCCGCCTCATCTTCCACTCCCGAGCAGCCTGGGGCCCTGACCCGCCCCCCACAACCCCCGGCTGCAGAGCCCTGAGCTCCCGGCCGGGTCATCCCGCACCAGTGGCGGGGGGAGGAGAGTCAGAGCGAGCACACTGCGAACAAGAAGGGAAAGGGTAGGTGGTGACCTCAGAAGTGGGCGGGCCCTGGAAGGGCGGGGCCAGATgatgggcggggcgggggcggggcctgaggtCTGGAGCGCCCCCTCTTCTCGGGCGTGGCCTGACCCCTCCCTTCTCGGTCCTCAGCCCTGGAGCTGAGCCCCGGCCTCAAGGGTGCTGCGGGCCAACGTTTTCACCAGGATGAGGGTCCTGGTGGCCGCAGCTATAGACTTCATCGAGCTGTTCAAGAGACCCCCAGGGTCTTGctgggaaactaaggcccagagaggagagggcCTGGTCCCGGCGGGACCAAGGAGCCAGGCTCCCCACCGCCCACTCGGCCCTGGGCCTGGAGGGAGGGACGGGCTCACAGACCCCAGCCTCCTGCACAGGCATGGAGATGGAGGCATACGGAACCGTAAGCAGCGTGGACTTCCCACGCACCGAGGCCGGGGACCTGGCCGGCACCGTGCACCCTCAGCTGCGGGTGTGTGAGACTCCAGGGTCACAGCCTTGGGGTGTCAGGGgagcctgaggcccagagggagggATCACAGGTGCCTCCCACAGGGTGGGTCATCAGCACCTCAGAATCAGGAGCAGGACAGGAGGCTGGGCCCCCCATGCCCGCCCCTACTGCCTCCCAGGGAACCCCACACGCAGGCCTGGCACTCGGGGCCACAGTGATCCTCACAGCGCCTGCGGAGAGCAGGGGCGGCTCCTCAACAGCCTGGACACGCCTCCCTCGCCTCCGAAGgcggaggaagggaggggatgtggagcaGGCAGGACCCAATTCACCTGCTTAGAGGTGCAAATACAGAACCCTCTCTTTAATTAAACCCTTCCAGTTAATTCCGCGAGCGTCCCTATGCACGTTAGCAGGGAGTCCAGCATCTCCATCTCCAGGCCTCCCTTTCCTCGTTGTCACAGGAATGGGGTAATCCTGCTTCTACACCTAGCGAAAAAGGAGGTGGGGAAGAACGGGCAGCCCACTAGCTGCTGCTCTACTTGCTGCCACATGGGGTCGCTGTTGAGCAGTGCCCATGCCCTCCAGTGGCCTTTTATGTCCTGCAGTCCCAGGCGGCAGGGTCCTAGCCTGCTTAGTACCTGTTCCCCAAGCCCCGCAACTGGCCTTCAGAGGTGGGAGGAGCTTCAGAGAGAGCCACATGCTCTGTTGGCACCGGCCCTCCCCCATCCACCGCAAAGCTCTGCTCCTGAGCCTGGTGACCATCCAGAGCCCCCTCCTTCATAATGAGTCTTTGTGGGCCAGCAGGGTCCTCTCCTGCCAGAGGTGACCAGGTAATGCTGAACCTCTGCAAGGATAGGGTTCCGGCTCAGGGGCCTTGCTTCGTCAGCCCTGCCCATCCCTGACAGGGGCAGCTGTGGTCTGGCTCCCAAGGCAAGCAGAACCCCCAGCCGAGGGCACAGCAAAGCATGGGCACAAAAGAGAGATAAATATTAGGAAGAATTTGACATTTCAAAAATGTGGTCCTTTTAAAAGGACCAAATAACAACGGTAGGAAAAATCAGAACTTGGCTGGACTTTTTTGCTCTTATTACAGCTTCGTGTTTTATTTTGAGGTGTTATTTTACTTGTAACAGCATTATGGTGGAGGGGGCACCATCCTTTCAGTGTTTAGGGCTAGAGGCCCATCTTCCTTGTGGATGCTGAATAATAGTCATTTTGAGTGATTTCtcccacaatttaaaaatttatttaataaacttttatattatattcactatgtgtcaggcactgttttaagcactATTAGCTGTTTAATTTAGACTTCAGGATAATAGGAGGAGATAGAataatccctattttacagatggggaagctgaggaacagagaggttaagtgacttgctcaaggtcacacagctagcaaggcTTTGAACGCAGCCTTCACTATCTGTGCCCGTAACCACTAGGGTACACTTCCACAATGACAAgcgtctttctttttttttttttttttttatttatttatttttggctgcactgggtctttgttgctgcgcgcaggctttctctagttgcggcgagcgggggttactctttgttggggtgcacgggcttctcattgcggtggctcctcttgttgcggagcacgggctctaggcgcacgggcttcagtagttgtggcacgtgggctcagtagttgtggctcgcgggctctagagcgcaggctcagtagttgtggcgcacgggcttagttgctccgcggcatgtgggatcttcccggaccagggctcgaacccgtgtcccctgcattggcaggcggattcttaaccactgtgccaccagggaagcccaagcgtCTTTCTAAGGCGACTGGTGTCTCCATTTCTAGACACAGAGCCAGTTGGCATCTCAGCAGACACCCTGTTGCATTGATCGAGGAAGTGAAGGAGCAAGTGGGCAGGGCCATAAATGAGGGGCATCTCTTAGGCAGTCCCTGCTGGGGTCGCCCACACTGGGGCCAGGGCAGAGGTCGGCCCCAGCAACCTTGGCCCTTGGCTCTTCTCCCAGGACTGAGACTTCGAGCCACTGCGGCCTGGCGCACCCATCTTCCAGATGTTCAGCGGTGAGGACGTGCTCTGTGAGGGGGAGTCTGCCATGGACCCTGTGTTCATCAACGAGGTTGCCTACTACGAGGAGGGCATTGCCTTCCTCCAGACTGAGAGGCTCACGTTCTCCGTGCCTGCCCTGCCCGCACTGGCCTCCACCCCGCCAGGGTCCCTAATCCAGGCCACACCTGCCCGACCTCAGCCCGCCCTTCTGAACAGTGGGTCCTGAGGCACAGTCTCGAGCCCAGGGCCCCCCCTTTGCCACCCACTGTGTACCATGTTTCTTGCCATATCCCCACacctccctgcctcagtttcccattctATAAAATAGAAGATGTCCAGGGGTCCATGGTTCACGTCCTCTCACCTGCATGGCCCCTCTCTGTGACCTCAGGATCTGGGGCAGGTCTGGCTCAGGGTGGTCTTGGACATTCTGTGTGTACTGGGGCCAGGGGTGTCTGTCTCTGTGCCCACGCTTTTTCATCAGTGCCCAGGGGGAAGAtcccatagtgtgtgtgtgtgtgtgtgtgtgtgtgtgtgtgtgtgtgtgtgtgttgaggacTTGGAGAAATACTGTCCTGGGTCCAGCAGAGGGGCTTCCAGAGGAGGCCATAACCCAGAGGAGGGCTCCAACCCCTCTGTGTTCCCAGAGCCAGAAGGTCGATCTCTGtgtgcccgtgtgtgtgtgtgtccaggcgTGTGCCTGCCCCAGGTGCTccgtggttgtgtgtgtgtgtgtgtgtctgcacacACATGTGTTTCTGAGAGCCTCAGTATCTTGGGCATTCTTCCGGGGGGCTCCATATGTGGCTGGTGGCACAGCCCAGATGTGCATTTCCAGGTGTGTAATGAGCTCAGGGCTCATGGGGGCTCAGGGAGCGTCAAGGCTGGGGAAGGGGTGCAGCTCGACAAGGCTCTCCCCACCCAGGACAGCCGTCCAGGCACAGGGATGCAGGGAGGAGGTGCAGGTAGGGCAGGCGGAAGTCTGCACCACCCAGGACAAGAAGTCAGCGTCGGGGAGGGAGCGGGCACAGGGTCTGCGGCGGGGTCCCCTCAGTCCTGCCCAGACACTCTCTGCAGGGTGTCCACAGCAGGGCTGAACTGGATGGGGCGGGATGGGGCCTGGACACAGCCTCACCCTTTCCATGCTCCACCCCCCGGGcccgcaccccaccccacccctgtgtTGAGAGCGTCGCTCCTGCCTGACGGTGGGGCTGGTGGAGCCCAGAGCTCCGTCCTCTCCAGGCATCACTCCCTGGCCCCTCTACACCCCCGCCGCCTGGCCCATCCATCTCCCCGCGGGCACAGCTGCCACGCTGACTTCTGCCATTGAGCATCGAGATGAGAAGGTGTGAAGGATATGGAGGCACTAGGGACAGGCTGGCAGGCAAGATGGATGAGGGGGCAGGGGGCCAGCGGGCGCCTCCGGCAGGAAGGGCAGACTGGCCGGGGAGGAGGCTGTAAAGGGAAGCGTGCCTGTGTGcatggtgtgtatgtgtttgtgtgcgtgtgtgtaagaGGAgcttgtgcacatgtgcacaggAGTGGTGGCAGGTCATCAGGTCTTGAGTTCGTTTATGCATTTGGGCTGACATGTGAGTGTGCCCACGTACAcatgagcatgtgtgtgtgtgggggggtgtcccATCACACAGACCAAAGGCGtgtgcaagcacacacacacatcaggagCCAGTAGAACCCCGGGGCCCTGGGAATCCGGGCTGAGGGGGAGCCACTAGGACTGGTGCAGATCCCCCAAACCCCTCCATCACCTGCCTATTTCTCACCTGCCCCACTGTGCATCTTGG
It encodes:
- the ACY3 gene encoding LOW QUALITY PROTEIN: N-acyl-aromatic-L-amino acid amidohydrolase (carboxylate-forming) (The sequence of the model RefSeq protein was modified relative to this genomic sequence to represent the inferred CDS: substituted 2 bases at 2 genomic stop codons); the protein is MRWLLVPXEALHHVAVTRATHGNETASAYLARHWLQVPGEVQRLSFSTVPVLLASPVASAACCRYAGHDLSHAFTGSFLNARANPDDPHEVSRARYLNHLLGPKASGRPSTYPRPSQHHGLTWKAPTTFMPCTCATTYRVLRANVFTRMRVLVAAAIDFIELFKRPPGGPGMEMEAYGTVSSVDFPRTEAGDLAGTVHPQLRDXDFEPLRPGAPIFQMFSGEDVLCEGESAMDPVFINEVAYYEEGIAFLQTERLTFSVPALPALASTPPGSLIQATPARPQPALLNSGS